A region from the Chitinophaga sp. Cy-1792 genome encodes:
- a CDS encoding alpha-N-arabinofuranosidase has translation MKQPFNYLRTGVLGLLMAATGVQAQNKVTLRTDAAAPTINRNIYGHFAEHLGNCIYGGFYVGDTSHIPNTNGVRNDIIAALRKLKVPNLRWPGGCFADTYHWKDGVGPKDKRPTLVNTWWGGVTEDNSFGTHDFLNLCEELGAEPYLAGNVGSGTVQELADWVQYVNFPGKSPMSDLRQANGRKDPWKVKFWGVGNEAWGCGGNMKPEYYSDIYRKYATFMSGPLFKIASGANSSDYNWTEVLMKNIPTNMVNGLALHHYSVIEWNHKGDAVNFTEEQYFQTMTSACFMDTLIRKHSAIMDKYDREKKVALVVDEWGGWYDVQPGTNPGFLFQQNTMRDAMIAGVTLNIFNNHADRVRMANLAQAINVLQAVILTKGDQIILTPTYHVMEMYNVHQDATQIPLEIQSNDYTSGKGKLPAVTASASKDKAGLTHISLVNIDPKKAQEITVSTQDAYKSVSGRILSSKMQDHNSFTQPDLVKPQAFSGAAIKDKTLTVKLPPCSVVVLELK, from the coding sequence ATGAAACAGCCTTTCAATTATCTCCGCACGGGCGTACTGGGCCTGCTAATGGCCGCTACCGGTGTGCAGGCGCAGAATAAAGTGACGCTGCGTACGGATGCAGCCGCGCCAACTATCAACCGTAATATCTATGGCCACTTTGCCGAACATCTTGGAAACTGTATTTATGGCGGTTTCTATGTGGGCGACACTTCCCATATTCCCAATACTAACGGTGTACGGAATGACATCATAGCGGCACTGCGTAAACTTAAAGTGCCCAACCTCCGCTGGCCTGGTGGCTGCTTTGCAGATACCTACCACTGGAAAGATGGGGTAGGCCCCAAAGACAAACGCCCAACCCTGGTAAACACCTGGTGGGGTGGCGTTACAGAAGATAATAGCTTTGGTACCCACGATTTCCTGAACCTCTGCGAAGAACTGGGAGCAGAGCCTTACCTGGCAGGGAACGTAGGCAGCGGCACTGTTCAGGAGCTGGCAGACTGGGTACAGTATGTCAACTTCCCCGGAAAGAGCCCTATGTCCGACCTCCGCCAGGCAAATGGCCGCAAAGACCCATGGAAGGTTAAGTTCTGGGGTGTGGGCAATGAAGCCTGGGGTTGCGGTGGTAACATGAAACCGGAATACTACTCAGACATCTACCGTAAATACGCCACCTTTATGAGTGGCCCGCTGTTTAAAATAGCCTCCGGTGCCAACTCTTCTGACTACAACTGGACAGAAGTGCTGATGAAGAACATTCCCACAAATATGGTCAACGGACTGGCACTGCACCACTATTCGGTGATCGAATGGAACCATAAAGGCGACGCCGTAAACTTCACAGAAGAACAGTATTTCCAGACCATGACTTCTGCCTGCTTTATGGATACCCTTATCCGTAAACACAGCGCCATCATGGATAAATATGACCGCGAGAAAAAAGTAGCATTGGTAGTAGATGAGTGGGGCGGATGGTACGATGTGCAACCTGGTACCAATCCTGGTTTCCTCTTCCAGCAAAACACCATGAGAGACGCCATGATCGCCGGTGTAACACTGAATATTTTCAATAACCATGCAGACAGGGTACGTATGGCCAACCTTGCACAAGCCATCAACGTACTCCAGGCGGTGATCCTCACCAAAGGCGACCAGATCATCCTGACCCCAACTTACCATGTGATGGAAATGTACAACGTACACCAGGATGCTACACAGATCCCGCTGGAGATTCAGAGTAATGACTATACCTCCGGCAAAGGCAAACTGCCGGCAGTAACCGCTTCTGCCTCTAAAGACAAAGCCGGACTTACACATATCTCCCTGGTAAACATCGATCCGAAAAAAGCACAGGAAATAACTGTCAGCACACAGGATGCCTATAAATCCGTTAGTGGTCGTATCCTGTCGTCCAAAATGCAGGACCACAACAGTTTTACCCAACCCGACCTGGTGAAGCCTCAGGCTTTCAGCGGCGCGGCCATCAAGGATAAAACCCTGACCGTGAAGCTGCCTCCATGCTCCGTTGTTGTGCTGGAACTGAAATAA
- the fucP gene encoding L-fucose:H+ symporter permease gives MEIPRTQGKPAFTAHKFIVTFIFVTSLFMFWGIAMSMSDILNKHFQNVLHLSKSDSGLIQLSVFGAYFIMSIPAGMFMKRFGYKSGVLLGLALFSSGMLLFIPAADNSSFALFRLALFILGCGMATLETVAHPFVAMLGDQRTSDARINFAQSFNAVGTMIGPAVGGYFLFRNAGQAENDLTSVKNLYTAIGIFIALIAVIFAMVRVPKLGIHHEEEVSADNTSTTKRTSLFSNRHFVWAAAAQFFNVAAQAGTWGFFINYGHDVMGYSDEKAANFMVLFMACMAAGRFIGTWLMRYIAPNKLLASFAFGSIMMCLIVAQAWGTVSYVALFMINFFFSIMFPTIFSLGLKDLGKHTQQASSFISMGVVGGAFFPFLMGRIANHNVAGAYYLPIICYLVIFLFGFKFYKVNRKPQPAAVAEEVAP, from the coding sequence ATGGAAATTCCACGTACACAAGGTAAGCCCGCTTTTACAGCGCATAAATTCATCGTTACTTTTATTTTCGTTACGTCCCTGTTCATGTTCTGGGGGATTGCGATGTCGATGAGTGATATATTGAACAAACATTTCCAGAATGTGCTGCACCTCTCAAAATCCGATTCAGGATTAATTCAGCTATCCGTGTTTGGTGCTTACTTTATTATGAGTATCCCGGCCGGAATGTTTATGAAGCGGTTTGGTTATAAGAGTGGCGTTTTACTTGGACTGGCCTTGTTTTCCTCGGGGATGCTCCTGTTTATTCCAGCGGCGGATAATAGCTCCTTTGCTTTGTTCCGGCTGGCACTTTTTATATTAGGTTGTGGTATGGCAACGCTGGAAACAGTGGCACATCCTTTTGTAGCCATGCTGGGCGACCAGCGTACCAGCGATGCGCGTATCAATTTCGCGCAGTCATTCAATGCGGTGGGCACCATGATAGGCCCTGCTGTCGGTGGCTATTTCCTGTTCCGCAATGCCGGCCAGGCAGAGAATGACCTTACTTCTGTAAAAAATCTCTATACCGCCATCGGTATTTTTATTGCGCTGATTGCTGTGATATTCGCCATGGTGCGTGTTCCTAAGTTAGGGATACATCACGAGGAGGAAGTATCAGCAGATAATACGTCCACGACTAAACGAACATCGCTTTTCAGCAACAGGCATTTTGTTTGGGCAGCGGCGGCACAGTTTTTCAATGTGGCTGCACAGGCCGGCACCTGGGGCTTCTTCATTAATTATGGTCATGATGTGATGGGCTACTCGGATGAAAAGGCGGCTAACTTTATGGTGCTGTTTATGGCTTGCATGGCTGCCGGCCGCTTTATCGGCACCTGGCTGATGCGGTATATCGCGCCTAATAAACTGCTGGCATCCTTTGCCTTTGGCAGTATCATGATGTGCCTGATCGTAGCGCAGGCCTGGGGTACGGTTTCCTATGTGGCGCTGTTTATGATCAATTTCTTCTTCAGTATCATGTTCCCGACAATCTTTAGTCTGGGCCTGAAAGACCTTGGAAAACATACGCAGCAGGCATCTTCCTTTATCTCCATGGGCGTTGTGGGTGGCGCATTTTTTCCATTTCTGATGGGTAGGATTGCAAACCATAATGTAGCAGGCGCTTATTATTTACCGATTATCTGCTACCTGGTCATCTTCCTGTTTGGATTTAAATTTTATAAGGTTAACCGCAAACCGCAGCCGGCAGCGGTAGCGGAAGAGGTGGCGCCATAA
- a CDS encoding glycoside hydrolase family 97 protein, whose protein sequence is MKQVVLLASLFIFSGRCPLFAQQLTSPDGKLAVTVTVDKGGVPKYAVALNKTVVLAPSALGLMLYDLDLSYGLKLVATSPVTAVHDQYSLVSGKKATNVYDANKAVYTFEDRSGNKLAVVFQVSNDGVAFRYQFLGSPEIKLVRAEYTSFKLPDSARAFLQPLAVAKSGWEHTNPSYEEHYAQDVPVGTPASLGAGFVYPALFKVNNNWLLITEAAVGAAWCGTHLDCDSGRSTYKVAFPDSREVVLDGGLYPQQPMNGFSPWRIITVGSLKTIVESTLGTDLADADPIGNTSYIHPGKASWSWINSKDDFIVYDEQHKYIDFASDMHWQYCLIDVNWDRNIGYDKIKELADYAKGKNVGLILWYNSAGDWNTVKYTPRNKLLTSEARKKEFAILQSMGIKGVKIDFMGGDGQSVMKYYEDILRDAAAYQLMVNFHGATLPRGLSRTFPNLVTQEAIMGMEFVTFDQRNANAQANHATMLPFTRNAFDPMDFTPMNLYKLNTNVVRKTTSAFELATTVTFLSGVQHMAESPDGMSHVPAFAKEYLRNLPDTWDETRFIDGFPGKLVVLARRSGSKWYIAAMNGENKAKQLRIDLSFLKNRQGNLMTDDEVDLLKQATVNIPANGILPAELKPNGGLVMVIE, encoded by the coding sequence ATGAAACAAGTCGTTTTGTTAGCGTCTTTATTTATTTTTTCAGGCAGATGTCCATTATTTGCCCAACAGCTGACCAGTCCTGACGGAAAACTGGCAGTAACGGTAACTGTTGATAAAGGAGGTGTTCCGAAATATGCTGTTGCGCTTAATAAAACAGTGGTACTGGCGCCATCTGCCTTAGGGTTGATGTTGTATGATCTTGATTTATCTTATGGACTGAAGCTGGTAGCTACTTCCCCTGTTACCGCCGTGCATGATCAGTATAGTCTTGTCAGCGGAAAAAAAGCTACCAACGTTTATGACGCCAATAAAGCGGTCTATACTTTTGAAGATAGGTCCGGCAACAAGCTGGCAGTGGTTTTCCAGGTATCTAATGATGGCGTGGCCTTCCGGTACCAGTTTTTGGGTAGCCCGGAGATAAAACTGGTACGTGCTGAATATACTTCCTTTAAATTACCAGATAGCGCCAGGGCTTTTTTGCAACCATTGGCAGTGGCTAAATCGGGATGGGAGCATACCAATCCTTCCTATGAAGAGCATTACGCACAGGATGTGCCTGTAGGAACGCCTGCCTCACTGGGAGCAGGGTTCGTATATCCGGCATTGTTTAAGGTAAACAACAACTGGCTGCTGATTACTGAAGCGGCTGTAGGCGCCGCCTGGTGTGGTACACATCTGGATTGCGATAGTGGAAGAAGTACATATAAGGTTGCATTCCCGGATTCCCGTGAGGTGGTACTGGATGGGGGATTATATCCGCAACAACCTATGAATGGCTTTTCTCCCTGGAGGATCATAACGGTGGGGAGTTTGAAAACAATTGTAGAATCTACGCTGGGAACGGATCTGGCAGATGCTGATCCAATCGGTAATACTTCGTATATCCATCCGGGTAAAGCCAGCTGGAGCTGGATAAACAGTAAAGATGATTTTATCGTATATGATGAACAGCATAAGTATATCGATTTTGCATCGGATATGCATTGGCAGTATTGTCTGATAGATGTTAACTGGGATAGAAATATCGGCTATGATAAAATTAAGGAGCTGGCGGATTATGCAAAAGGTAAAAACGTTGGATTGATTCTCTGGTATAATTCTGCCGGCGATTGGAACACCGTAAAATACACGCCACGGAACAAACTTCTTACCAGTGAAGCTCGTAAGAAAGAGTTTGCAATACTGCAGTCTATGGGCATCAAAGGGGTGAAAATTGATTTTATGGGTGGTGATGGACAGTCAGTAATGAAATACTATGAGGATATCCTGCGTGACGCAGCAGCGTATCAGCTGATGGTTAATTTCCATGGCGCCACATTGCCACGCGGCCTTTCCCGTACTTTTCCCAATCTGGTTACTCAGGAAGCAATCATGGGAATGGAGTTTGTAACATTTGATCAACGCAATGCAAATGCGCAAGCCAATCATGCTACCATGCTGCCTTTCACAAGAAATGCCTTTGATCCTATGGACTTCACGCCAATGAATCTTTATAAATTAAATACCAATGTTGTCCGTAAAACAACCAGTGCATTTGAGCTGGCTACTACCGTGACTTTCCTGTCGGGTGTACAGCATATGGCGGAATCTCCCGATGGGATGAGCCATGTTCCTGCCTTTGCGAAGGAATACCTGCGTAACTTACCGGATACCTGGGATGAAACGCGCTTCATTGATGGTTTTCCCGGCAAACTGGTTGTGCTGGCCCGCCGCAGTGGAAGTAAGTGGTATATCGCCGCGATGAACGGCGAAAATAAAGCAAAGCAGCTGCGTATCGATTTATCTTTCCTGAAGAACAGGCAGGGTAATTTAATGACAGATGATGAGGTGGACCTGCTGAAACAGGCTACCGTGAATATTCCGGCAAATGGCATACTGCCCGCGGAATTGAAACCCAACGGCGGCTTGGTAATGGTTATTGAGTAA
- the hxlA gene encoding 3-hexulose-6-phosphate synthase produces MAKLQVAIDLLTTEDALALAAKVAPYVDIIELGTPLIKNMGVSVIRAMKDAHPDKIVFADLKTADAGELEADLAFKAGADLVTVMGAAGNATIAGAVKAAKAHGKGVVVDTIGYPDRVQRAREVIELGAEFVELHAGLDEQWTPGYSIQVLINETEKVGVPVSVAGGVNISNIAAVVKAGAQVVVAGAAIYGAADQAAAAQALRAAIDAAKN; encoded by the coding sequence ATGGCAAAATTACAGGTAGCAATAGATTTGCTCACAACAGAAGATGCACTGGCATTGGCGGCAAAAGTGGCGCCTTATGTAGATATTATCGAGCTGGGAACCCCACTCATTAAAAATATGGGCGTTAGCGTTATCCGTGCGATGAAGGATGCACATCCCGACAAAATCGTATTTGCTGACCTGAAAACAGCAGATGCCGGCGAACTGGAAGCTGACCTGGCATTTAAGGCAGGCGCCGACCTGGTAACGGTGATGGGAGCCGCTGGTAATGCCACTATCGCTGGTGCAGTGAAGGCTGCTAAAGCGCATGGCAAAGGCGTGGTAGTAGATACGATCGGATACCCTGACCGCGTACAACGTGCACGTGAGGTGATTGAACTGGGGGCGGAATTCGTGGAACTCCATGCTGGTCTTGATGAACAATGGACACCAGGTTATTCTATTCAGGTGCTGATCAACGAAACAGAAAAGGTAGGTGTGCCTGTATCTGTTGCCGGTGGCGTTAATATCAGCAACATTGCAGCTGTGGTGAAAGCAGGCGCACAAGTGGTGGTTGCAGGTGCAGCTATCTACGGTGCAGCAGATCAGGCAGCGGCAGCCCAGGCACTGCGTGCAGCGATCGACGCAGCTAAGAACTAA
- a CDS encoding alginate lyase family protein — protein MKHIQRGLYITILFLAAICRASGQTAPFIHPGLLHSMADLERMEAAVITKRSPIYEGFEVFKSSPFSADSYTQQGPMTMVGRNPTVGQSTYDSDANAAYQHALMWAITGDQHYAEKAVQIIDSWADSLQAITGRDAVLMAGLGPFKMINAAEILRYTYPAWPKSAISKAEQHFLKVVYPVVAEFAPFANGNWDDAALKTVMAIGIFCNNSEIFEKAVRYYVNGWGNGSLTNYIVNEAGQVQETGRDQAHTQLGLGMLAECCEMAWHQGLDLYGYADNRLLKGFEYTAKYNLGYNDIAYTPMLDRTGKYAHMRPSEQARGNLRAVYEQVYNHYVHRAGMAAPYVSEAAAKLRPEGPGMPGADHPGYGTLFYSISEKQQLSQEIGRSRPAGLILTTAKAITQLSWVPLAGINEYTVRRGLRQQGPWQSMGIAHGNTFTDSTAKPGTLYYYTVSGRSKGMESAVSLPASMVGGGLPTGWHNCDIGAVKQPGKALSDGAMFRIEAAGVFNDSIANGFNYTYKNITGAGEMVIQVCPQPGSQFTAVGLMLRQDLQPGSPYAAWVLYPAKTKEIEAPRWSVQMRQKGMAPAATLPLQAPAVTYGRLTGSYWLKIKYRLGQITGSGSYDGKTWEQLASAEWMAGKPMLLGIVVASNIANTTIVRVCP, from the coding sequence ATGAAGCATATTCAGCGGGGTTTATACATCACGATTTTATTTTTGGCGGCCATATGCCGTGCCAGTGGCCAAACGGCGCCATTCATACATCCAGGCCTGTTACACAGTATGGCAGACCTGGAACGAATGGAAGCAGCCGTTATAACCAAACGCTCTCCCATATACGAAGGATTTGAAGTGTTTAAAAGCAGCCCTTTCTCTGCTGATAGCTATACGCAGCAAGGGCCCATGACTATGGTGGGCCGGAATCCAACGGTAGGACAATCCACTTACGACAGCGATGCCAACGCGGCTTATCAGCATGCGCTGATGTGGGCCATCACCGGCGATCAGCACTATGCAGAGAAAGCGGTGCAAATTATAGACAGCTGGGCCGACTCATTGCAGGCGATTACCGGCCGCGATGCCGTATTAATGGCCGGACTTGGTCCTTTCAAAATGATTAATGCCGCAGAAATATTGCGTTATACTTATCCTGCATGGCCGAAGTCAGCCATCAGCAAAGCAGAACAACACTTTCTGAAAGTGGTCTACCCCGTGGTGGCGGAATTTGCGCCTTTTGCCAATGGTAACTGGGATGATGCCGCCCTGAAAACTGTGATGGCCATCGGCATCTTTTGTAATAATAGTGAGATCTTCGAAAAGGCGGTACGTTATTACGTAAACGGATGGGGGAATGGTAGTCTCACGAATTATATCGTTAACGAAGCAGGCCAGGTGCAGGAAACCGGCCGCGATCAGGCGCATACGCAGCTGGGACTGGGTATGCTGGCAGAATGCTGTGAAATGGCCTGGCATCAGGGACTGGATCTCTACGGCTATGCGGATAACCGCCTGCTGAAAGGGTTTGAGTACACCGCAAAATATAATCTCGGTTATAACGATATTGCCTATACGCCGATGCTGGACCGTACCGGGAAATATGCGCATATGCGCCCTTCTGAACAGGCTCGCGGCAACCTGCGTGCGGTATATGAACAGGTCTATAATCATTATGTACACCGTGCAGGGATGGCTGCTCCCTACGTCAGTGAAGCGGCTGCAAAGCTGCGGCCCGAAGGTCCCGGCATGCCTGGCGCCGATCATCCCGGCTATGGCACCCTGTTCTACAGTATCTCTGAAAAGCAGCAACTATCGCAGGAAATAGGCAGGTCAAGGCCTGCAGGGCTTATCCTTACTACTGCGAAAGCTATTACTCAGCTTTCCTGGGTACCACTGGCAGGCATAAACGAATATACCGTACGGCGCGGATTACGGCAGCAAGGCCCCTGGCAGTCGATGGGTATTGCGCATGGCAACACTTTCACAGACAGTACTGCAAAACCCGGTACACTGTATTACTACACGGTAAGTGGCCGCAGCAAAGGAATGGAATCAGCCGTCTCCCTGCCGGCGTCGATGGTTGGCGGCGGACTGCCCACCGGCTGGCATAACTGCGATATTGGCGCAGTGAAACAACCCGGCAAAGCCCTGTCCGACGGGGCCATGTTCAGGATAGAAGCCGCTGGTGTATTCAATGATAGCATCGCCAATGGTTTCAATTATACTTACAAAAACATCACAGGAGCTGGAGAAATGGTGATACAGGTTTGTCCGCAACCGGGTTCGCAGTTTACCGCCGTAGGCCTGATGCTTCGCCAGGACTTGCAGCCAGGCAGTCCCTATGCCGCCTGGGTATTATATCCGGCTAAAACAAAGGAAATTGAAGCGCCCCGTTGGAGCGTACAAATGAGACAGAAAGGCATGGCGCCGGCAGCAACACTGCCTTTGCAGGCGCCGGCTGTTACCTATGGCCGGCTGACAGGCTCTTACTGGCTGAAAATTAAATACCGGCTCGGCCAAATCACGGGTTCAGGTTCCTATGATGGTAAAACCTGGGAGCAGCTGGCTTCGGCAGAATGGATGGCCGGCAAACCTATGCTGCTGGGGATTGTAGTAGCTTCCAATATCGCGAATACTACTATCGTAAGGGTTTGCCCTTAA
- the hxlB gene encoding 6-phospho-3-hexuloisomerase: MLSVKENTAAQLQMILAENMQLASRLNEDQLAQLVTVLQSAGRIFIMAAGRSGLSMKAAAMRLMHLGLNVYVAGETTTPAIAAGDLLLAASGSGTTASIVNAATKARAAGASIFAISTQTDNPLVKMADYHLLLPAAAKQDQHGLYSAQYAGSLFEQALLLVMDATFQVMWQLGGQDAPTLWKRHANME; encoded by the coding sequence ATGCTTTCAGTAAAAGAGAATACCGCCGCTCAGCTTCAGATGATCCTGGCAGAGAATATGCAGTTAGCTTCCCGCCTGAACGAGGACCAGCTGGCGCAACTTGTTACAGTGCTCCAGTCGGCAGGACGCATTTTTATCATGGCGGCCGGTCGTTCAGGACTGTCGATGAAAGCCGCCGCCATGCGGCTGATGCACCTCGGTCTCAATGTTTATGTGGCAGGCGAAACAACCACGCCGGCTATAGCGGCGGGCGACCTGCTACTGGCAGCCTCCGGGTCAGGTACTACAGCCAGTATCGTCAATGCAGCTACAAAGGCCAGGGCCGCAGGCGCCAGCATATTTGCCATCTCCACCCAAACAGATAACCCTCTGGTAAAAATGGCCGATTATCACCTGCTGCTTCCGGCCGCAGCTAAACAGGACCAGCATGGCCTCTATTCCGCACAGTATGCCGGCAGTCTCTTTGAACAGGCACTCCTGCTGGTAATGGATGCCACCTTCCAGGTGATGTGGCAGCTCGGCGGACAAGATGCTCCGACGCTCTGGAAGCGTCATGCGAATATGGAATAA
- a CDS encoding helix-turn-helix domain-containing protein — translation MKKESNASRLSGALIYIRNLRDCPPSYLDDPERKEFYEIVWLQNEAPLHALKSNDQALQRNWIYLIPPYRVHQLNKAGKNGALISFKREILEDADKEFLLDIFKIFNVQGEFSCLAADNDAAANLQQIFHLLMEEYQRPGNLIIVKAMLKVFLLKLIQIKEHTFTSHDIHEKRVYEFLMLLESNYLQERQAEFYAANLGISPKRLNQILKEKLDKTAMQLIHDRLILESKRLIIHSENTIKEIAYDLGFSDRPYFSRFFKKQTGQSPEAFQQHVRSHVGTKQNTLV, via the coding sequence ATGAAAAAGGAGTCAAATGCTTCCCGGTTGTCAGGAGCGCTAATATATATCAGGAACCTGCGTGATTGCCCGCCGAGCTACCTCGACGACCCTGAGCGGAAAGAATTTTATGAAATAGTGTGGCTACAGAACGAAGCACCTTTACATGCATTGAAGAGCAATGACCAGGCGTTGCAGCGCAACTGGATTTACCTGATCCCACCCTACCGCGTACATCAGCTCAACAAAGCCGGTAAAAATGGGGCGCTGATTTCTTTCAAGCGGGAAATACTGGAAGATGCCGACAAAGAATTCCTGTTAGATATATTTAAAATATTTAATGTACAGGGAGAATTTTCCTGTTTAGCGGCAGATAATGATGCTGCCGCCAACCTCCAGCAGATTTTCCATCTGTTGATGGAGGAATACCAGCGCCCGGGGAATCTTATCATCGTAAAAGCCATGTTAAAGGTTTTTCTCCTCAAGCTGATACAGATCAAGGAACATACTTTTACCAGCCATGACATTCATGAAAAGCGGGTCTATGAATTTCTGATGTTGCTGGAAAGCAATTACCTGCAGGAAAGGCAGGCGGAATTTTATGCCGCTAACCTGGGCATCAGTCCTAAACGTCTTAACCAGATACTAAAGGAGAAACTGGACAAAACCGCTATGCAGCTTATCCACGACAGGCTTATATTAGAATCCAAAAGACTGATCATACATAGTGAGAACACCATTAAGGAAATTGCATATGATCTTGGATTCTCTGACCGTCCTTATTTCAGCAGGTTCTTTAAAAAGCAGACGGGGCAGTCGCCGGAAGCATTTCAGCAACATGTGAGAAGTCATGTCGGAACAAAACAAAATACGTTGGTTTAA
- a CDS encoding glycoside hydrolase family 127 protein: protein MKINYLTWGLCLLTLTGSAQAPLRTFSLQEVTLSPGLFKNAQLTDQHYIEALEPDKLLAPYLREAGLPPKAKPYDNWESTGLDGHIGGHYVSALSLLYASTGDPLALKRLHYMLDELKKVQDANGNGYIGGIPGSSQLWKAIKAGHVQAIRERWVPFYNIHKIYAGLRDAYLVAGQSKALPMLVKFSDWVVDICNSLTDAQMETMLQTEHGGMNEVLADVYQITGDKKYLAAARKFSQKAILLPLENQQDQLTGLHANTQIPKVIGFKRIADTDHDSLYNNAARFFWQTVVTNRSMAIGGNSVGEHFNPTNDFTKMMTDVAGPETCNTYNMLKLTKALYLTDGLQAYMDFYEKALYNHILASQLPGTGGFVYHTPMRPGHYRVYSQPATAMWCCVGTGMENHVKYNEMIYAQQGNDLYVNLFIPSTLHSKSNWQITQQTGFPETDSTSIFITKADKGDIYVRYPEWVQSGLLTIKLNNKSYPVQKTNTGYVKISNNWKKGDRITVTLPMHTALQQLPDKSNYYAILYGPLVLAAQTGNQDMTGLMADTGRFAHVPMGKEYPVAAMPVLLSKDQLTEKIQQHQTKSLTFSMKGLVSPAQYDSLVLVPFYKLHAVRYQLYWKIKED, encoded by the coding sequence ATGAAAATAAACTACCTGACATGGGGCCTATGTCTGCTTACCCTGACCGGCAGTGCGCAAGCACCCCTGCGCACCTTTTCACTGCAGGAAGTGACACTGAGTCCCGGACTATTCAAAAATGCCCAGCTGACAGACCAGCACTATATTGAGGCACTGGAACCGGACAAGCTGCTGGCCCCCTACCTGCGTGAAGCGGGCCTTCCCCCTAAAGCCAAACCCTACGACAACTGGGAAAGTACAGGCCTCGACGGACATATCGGCGGACATTACGTTTCCGCACTGTCACTGCTGTATGCCAGCACCGGCGACCCGCTGGCACTGAAGCGTCTCCACTACATGCTGGATGAGCTCAAAAAGGTGCAGGATGCTAACGGCAACGGGTATATCGGCGGTATCCCCGGAAGCTCCCAGCTCTGGAAAGCAATAAAAGCCGGCCATGTGCAGGCTATCAGGGAAAGATGGGTACCCTTTTATAATATACATAAAATATATGCAGGCCTGCGGGATGCCTACCTTGTAGCCGGGCAATCCAAAGCCCTACCTATGCTTGTAAAGTTCAGCGACTGGGTGGTGGATATCTGCAACAGCCTGACCGACGCCCAGATGGAAACCATGCTGCAAACAGAACATGGCGGCATGAACGAAGTACTGGCAGATGTCTACCAGATCACCGGCGACAAAAAATACCTGGCTGCCGCCAGGAAATTCTCCCAGAAAGCTATCCTGCTCCCGCTTGAAAACCAGCAGGACCAGCTCACCGGCCTGCATGCCAACACCCAGATTCCTAAAGTAATTGGTTTCAAACGTATTGCAGACACCGACCACGACAGCCTGTACAACAATGCAGCGCGGTTCTTCTGGCAAACGGTTGTTACCAACCGCAGTATGGCCATTGGCGGCAACAGCGTCGGCGAACATTTCAACCCGACAAACGATTTCACCAAAATGATGACAGATGTTGCCGGCCCGGAAACCTGCAACACCTATAATATGCTTAAACTCACCAAAGCCCTGTACCTTACAGATGGACTGCAAGCCTACATGGACTTCTACGAGAAAGCACTCTACAATCATATCCTCGCTTCCCAGTTGCCAGGTACCGGAGGCTTTGTGTACCACACCCCTATGCGTCCGGGCCACTACAGGGTGTACTCACAGCCAGCGACCGCCATGTGGTGCTGCGTAGGCACCGGTATGGAAAACCACGTAAAGTATAATGAAATGATCTATGCACAGCAAGGCAACGACCTGTATGTAAATCTCTTCATACCTTCAACCCTCCACAGCAAAAGCAACTGGCAGATCACCCAGCAAACCGGATTCCCGGAAACAGACAGCACCAGTATCTTCATCACCAAAGCAGACAAAGGAGATATCTATGTACGTTATCCGGAATGGGTACAATCAGGATTACTAACTATCAAACTAAATAATAAATCTTACCCGGTACAAAAAACAAATACGGGCTATGTAAAAATCAGCAATAACTGGAAAAAAGGTGACCGTATCACCGTTACCTTGCCCATGCACACAGCGTTACAGCAGTTGCCGGACAAAAGTAATTACTATGCCATCCTCTACGGGCCGCTGGTACTGGCGGCACAAACAGGCAACCAGGATATGACCGGACTAATGGCGGATACCGGCAGATTTGCACATGTGCCTATGGGCAAAGAATACCCGGTGGCAGCTATGCCTGTATTGCTCAGCAAAGATCAGCTGACAGAAAAAATACAACAGCACCAAACTAAGTCCCTCACTTTTTCCATGAAAGGACTTGTATCGCCTGCGCAATACGACAGCCTGGTATTGGTACCATTCTATAAATTACATGCAGTAAGGTACCAGTTGTACTGGAAGATAAAGGAGGATTAA